From the genome of Desulfuribacillus stibiiarsenatis, one region includes:
- the yajC gene encoding preprotein translocase subunit YajC: MDQIVGFLPLIIMFAIFYFLLIRPQQKRQKERNVMLDNLKKGDKVVTLGGLHGVIAELNDDSMVVKAGETKLTFERSAVSYVKNEE; encoded by the coding sequence ATGGATCAAATCGTTGGATTTTTACCTCTTATTATTATGTTTGCAATATTCTACTTTTTGTTAATCCGTCCTCAACAAAAACGTCAAAAAGAGCGTAACGTAATGTTAGACAACCTTAAAAAAGGCGATAAAGTTGTTACACTTGGCGGTTTACATGGAGTAATTGCAGAACTAAATGATGATTCTATGGTAGTAAAAGCAGGGGAAACGAAACTTACATTTGAACGTTCTGCTGTTTCTTACGTGAAAAACGAAGAATAA
- a CDS encoding aminotransferase class V-fold PLP-dependent enzyme → MDIDFFRYETLGYGSFMIGPFGKRLITYADYTASGKCLRFLENYYWNISESYANTHTEDDYTGKYTTELYNDAINKIRKLVRAGTNYSIIATGTGATGAIDKLSKILGIYKTPEYWRRRSDFFEKPNLSAKEKAIVQAFDKKFDANRPVVFISAYEHHSNELQWREGHAEVVKIGLDTNGLFDLNALKKHVSNPLYKHRMKIGSFSAASNVTGIKSPMYEIARIMHQYGGYVFFDFAASGPYVEIHMTKDNNCYFDGIYLSMHKFLGGPNSSGILIINNAIYNNQNSPTTAGGGTVRFVTNYDQEYLDDLERRETAGTPGIMQGIRAAMALELKHQIGEGKIEDIESVYIKKAFAELSKFDNIVILGNQNPINRIAIMSFLIRYKNGFLHHGFVSKLLSDLFGIQSRAGCDCAGPYGAKLLNLSYKKLERIREAIHLGHGAMKPGWTRVNFHYTLDQATFDYMIAAIQFVAVYGHQFLQEYLLNPTTGCWTHRNETTRKPVTLSFLDAIRLKRGSLKTKRKNYARQYRKYLLQAQKIKNKLPYTEDQVTLFGQQLFPDIAWFYYYK, encoded by the coding sequence GTGGATATAGATTTTTTCCGCTATGAGACTTTAGGTTATGGAAGCTTTATGATAGGACCTTTTGGCAAACGTTTGATAACCTACGCCGATTATACTGCGTCGGGTAAATGCTTACGTTTTCTAGAAAATTACTATTGGAATATCAGTGAAAGTTATGCGAATACCCATACTGAGGATGACTATACAGGTAAGTACACGACGGAATTGTATAACGACGCCATCAATAAAATTAGAAAACTGGTACGAGCAGGTACGAACTACAGTATCATTGCTACGGGTACAGGAGCGACTGGCGCTATAGATAAACTCTCGAAAATTTTAGGTATCTACAAAACTCCCGAATACTGGAGACGCCGTAGCGACTTTTTCGAAAAACCTAATTTGAGTGCCAAAGAAAAGGCAATTGTCCAAGCGTTTGATAAGAAATTCGATGCAAATAGACCCGTTGTATTTATTAGTGCATACGAGCATCACTCGAATGAGCTTCAATGGCGCGAAGGTCATGCTGAAGTTGTAAAAATTGGCCTTGATACCAATGGTCTCTTTGATCTCAACGCTTTAAAAAAGCACGTAAGTAATCCACTATATAAACACCGAATGAAGATTGGCTCTTTTTCTGCTGCTTCCAATGTTACGGGTATTAAGTCTCCGATGTATGAGATTGCTAGAATCATGCATCAATATGGTGGATATGTATTCTTTGACTTTGCTGCTAGCGGACCTTACGTCGAGATTCACATGACCAAAGACAACAACTGCTATTTCGATGGTATCTACTTATCAATGCATAAATTCCTTGGCGGTCCAAACTCAAGCGGAATATTGATCATAAATAACGCAATTTATAATAATCAGAATTCCCCAACTACTGCTGGTGGTGGCACGGTTCGGTTCGTGACAAATTATGATCAGGAATACTTAGATGACTTAGAACGGCGGGAAACGGCAGGCACACCTGGAATTATGCAGGGAATCCGTGCAGCAATGGCACTAGAATTGAAACATCAAATCGGTGAGGGAAAAATAGAAGACATTGAGTCTGTATATATAAAAAAAGCATTTGCTGAATTAAGCAAGTTTGATAATATTGTAATTCTCGGAAATCAAAACCCGATAAACAGAATTGCGATTATGTCTTTTCTCATTCGATATAAGAACGGATTTTTGCACCACGGTTTTGTATCCAAATTGTTGAGTGACTTGTTCGGAATCCAATCACGCGCTGGTTGTGATTGCGCTGGTCCGTATGGCGCTAAGCTGCTTAATCTTAGTTATAAGAAACTAGAAAGGATTAGAGAGGCGATTCATTTAGGTCATGGAGCTATGAAGCCTGGTTGGACTAGGGTCAATTTCCACTATACTCTCGATCAAGCGACATTTGATTATATGATTGCGGCAATTCAGTTCGTGGCGGTGTATGGTCACCAATTCTTACAAGAATATCTTCTCAACCCGACAACAGGCTGTTGGACACATAGAAACGAAACAACAAGGAAACCTGTAACCTTAAGTTTTTTGGATGCGATTCGCCTTAAGCGTGGAAGCCTCAAAACGAAGAGGAAGAACTATGCAAGACAATATAGAAAGTATCTCTTACAAGCCCAGAAAATTAAGAACAAGTTACCGTATACAGAAGACCAGGTCACATTATTTGGTCAACAATTATTCCCTGATATTGCGTGGTTCTACTATTATAAATAG
- a CDS encoding MtnX-like HAD-IB family phosphatase — translation MIYLVDFDKTISKQCSCATMIDHFATADTTILEQEWESGRLSTPQMTDKMLSILDMTEETLLQVIKGIEIDPYFPAFFNHCIRHQKRIAIVSDGYSLLIHSILKQYMIEDIQVYANELYFDNGIWKASFPYHSMSTPNLGVSKRDIIKKYQKLDHVTFIGDGYTDYQAAETADRVFAKDKLAIHCQKNGISYLPFQNFQDIIATDF, via the coding sequence ATGATATATCTCGTTGATTTTGATAAAACAATTAGTAAGCAGTGTAGTTGCGCTACGATGATTGATCATTTCGCAACGGCGGATACTACAATTTTAGAACAAGAATGGGAATCTGGTCGTCTCTCTACTCCTCAGATGACGGATAAGATGCTATCCATCTTAGATATGACGGAAGAAACGCTATTACAAGTCATCAAAGGAATTGAAATCGATCCTTACTTCCCTGCATTTTTCAACCACTGCATAAGGCATCAAAAAAGAATAGCGATCGTAAGTGATGGCTATTCTTTACTGATTCATTCAATTCTCAAACAGTATATGATAGAAGATATTCAAGTCTATGCTAACGAATTGTATTTTGACAACGGTATTTGGAAAGCATCATTTCCCTACCATTCAATGAGTACGCCAAATCTTGGCGTTAGTAAACGAGATATTATTAAGAAGTATCAGAAATTAGACCATGTGACATTCATAGGAGATGGATATACCGACTATCAAGCTGCCGAAACTGCTGACCGTGTCTTTGCTAAAGATAAGCTGGCAATCCATTGTCAAAAAAACGGGATATCCTATCTCCCGTTTCAGAATTTTCAAGATATTATCGCAACTGATTTTTAA
- a CDS encoding TIGR04086 family membrane protein, which produces MSMKHPISLGFMWTFLVSLSLLFILILVVNFTGIPETAIQSVTYAIHILGVIVGSMKAGFSAGKKGWYYGGLTALSYILFIFVTGSLLFSDVTFNVTALTQSIITLLIGVIGGIIGVNFSDS; this is translated from the coding sequence ATGTCTATGAAACATCCTATTTCACTGGGCTTTATGTGGACATTTTTAGTATCTTTAAGTCTATTATTCATTTTAATCTTAGTAGTAAATTTCACCGGTATTCCAGAAACTGCAATTCAAAGCGTTACCTATGCCATTCATATTCTCGGGGTGATTGTTGGCTCTATGAAAGCTGGTTTTAGTGCTGGGAAAAAGGGGTGGTACTACGGAGGCTTAACTGCTCTAAGTTACATATTATTCATTTTCGTCACGGGCAGCCTTCTATTCTCTGATGTTACATTTAACGTAACTGCTCTCACGCAATCGATCATTACATTACTGATAGGTGTGATTGGAGGAATTATTGGAGTTAATTTTAGTGATAGTTAG
- a CDS encoding sodium:calcium antiporter — translation MIFVEFAVALFFILLGAELFTNGVEWLGKKLNLSEGAVGSVLAAVGTAMPEAIIPVIALVSNKGDAALEIGTGAILGAPLMLSTIAMFVAGVSVVIFSKRRKTNKFQLNSLIIRRDLRFFVIVYVFAMLAGVIPSQLAKYIIAIGLVTVYIYYVFQTIRCESPLDGSDIPPLTFARKMKNPPTWIVLSQVLGALGIIIVGGHLFVDAIENGALLLGISYFVLATLIIPIATELPEKFNSVIWIRQKKDTLALGNITGAMVFQSSIIPAIGITLSPWKLEGLALLTGLLTLFAGFILLAQISIKKEITPKMLMLNGLLYLIFIVVVLQY, via the coding sequence ATGATTTTTGTGGAATTTGCTGTTGCATTGTTTTTCATCTTGTTAGGTGCTGAATTATTCACAAATGGTGTAGAGTGGCTTGGGAAGAAGCTGAATCTTTCAGAAGGCGCCGTTGGTAGTGTGTTAGCGGCTGTTGGGACGGCGATGCCCGAAGCGATAATCCCTGTCATTGCGTTAGTTTCTAATAAAGGAGATGCTGCGTTAGAGATTGGAACTGGGGCTATTTTAGGAGCGCCACTAATGCTCAGCACAATTGCTATGTTTGTGGCTGGTGTATCTGTAGTTATTTTTTCTAAAAGGCGAAAAACTAATAAATTTCAGCTCAATTCACTCATTATTCGAAGAGATTTGCGTTTCTTTGTCATAGTTTATGTTTTTGCGATGTTGGCCGGGGTAATCCCTTCGCAGCTAGCTAAATATATCATTGCGATAGGATTAGTTACTGTATATATCTATTATGTGTTCCAAACTATTCGCTGTGAATCACCGTTAGATGGGTCAGATATTCCTCCATTGACATTTGCGAGAAAAATGAAGAATCCTCCGACATGGATTGTGTTGAGTCAAGTACTCGGTGCACTTGGAATCATTATTGTAGGTGGACATTTGTTTGTCGATGCTATAGAAAATGGTGCTCTATTACTCGGGATTTCGTATTTCGTGTTAGCTACATTGATTATTCCGATTGCAACCGAATTACCAGAGAAATTTAATAGCGTAATTTGGATTCGTCAAAAGAAAGACACCCTAGCTCTAGGGAATATTACAGGCGCAATGGTTTTCCAAAGCTCGATTATCCCAGCGATAGGTATAACACTAAGTCCTTGGAAACTAGAAGGATTGGCACTACTAACAGGGCTATTAACTTTATTTGCAGGTTTTATATTATTGGCTCAAATCTCCATAAAAAAAGAAATTACTCCTAAAATGCTTATGCTGAATGGTCTATTATACCTAATTTTTATTGTCGTAGTTTTACAATATTAA
- a CDS encoding SLC13 family permease: MFDVFQELANFQVHIAIIIFLLTYALIITEKMNRAITALLGAVLMIIFGIINQENALRHIEWGTIGLLMGMMIIVGITQQTGLFSYIAIKAAKLVNGEPLYILISLATLTAVFSALLDNVTTVLLIVPVTLSITRVLKIDPIPFLMTEIIASNIGGTATLIGDPPNIMIGPAANLDFNAFLVNLGPISLMIYLVVITCICFIYRKQLRISTADKMQIHKINEKLYLQNIPLLIKSVVVLLLTIIGFVFHHSLGLEAATIAMAGAVLLMCIGLGEKEIHDAFQKIEWVTIFFFVGLFILVGALVEIGLIKQLALYAIDLTKGDVVFTSILLIWMSGIFSAIIDNIPFVATMIPLIQTIGSLGGISDLEPLWWSLALGACLGGNGSLIGASANVIVAGMALKDGKEITYLGFLKLGAPLTLLSLVMATIYVYLMFLT; the protein is encoded by the coding sequence ATGTTCGATGTATTTCAAGAACTTGCTAATTTCCAAGTTCATATCGCTATTATTATCTTTTTACTAACGTATGCATTGATTATAACTGAGAAAATGAATCGCGCCATTACTGCATTACTAGGTGCAGTTTTAATGATTATCTTTGGTATTATCAACCAAGAAAATGCACTTCGACATATTGAATGGGGTACCATTGGCTTACTTATGGGTATGATGATTATTGTTGGTATCACGCAACAAACGGGCCTATTCTCATATATTGCAATTAAAGCGGCGAAACTAGTCAATGGCGAACCGCTGTACATTTTAATATCATTGGCCACATTGACAGCAGTGTTTTCCGCGTTATTAGATAATGTAACTACAGTTCTATTAATCGTACCCGTTACACTTTCAATTACCCGCGTATTGAAAATTGACCCAATACCGTTTTTAATGACAGAAATTATTGCTTCTAATATCGGTGGAACAGCTACATTAATTGGTGATCCACCAAATATTATGATAGGGCCAGCCGCAAACCTTGACTTTAATGCTTTTTTAGTAAATTTAGGACCAATTAGCTTAATGATTTATTTAGTTGTAATCACTTGTATATGTTTCATCTATAGAAAACAGTTAAGAATATCTACGGCAGATAAAATGCAGATACATAAAATCAATGAAAAATTATATTTACAAAACATACCATTGCTAATAAAATCTGTTGTCGTATTACTCCTTACCATTATAGGCTTTGTATTTCATCATAGTCTAGGACTAGAGGCAGCTACGATTGCTATGGCCGGAGCAGTCTTACTCATGTGTATAGGTCTAGGTGAAAAAGAAATTCATGATGCGTTTCAAAAGATTGAATGGGTCACAATATTTTTCTTTGTAGGACTATTTATCCTAGTAGGAGCCTTGGTAGAAATAGGACTAATTAAGCAATTAGCACTCTATGCCATTGATTTAACGAAAGGTGACGTAGTTTTCACTTCCATTTTACTCATTTGGATGTCTGGAATTTTCTCAGCCATTATAGATAACATTCCATTTGTTGCAACTATGATACCTTTGATTCAGACGATTGGGAGTCTAGGGGGGATATCAGACCTAGAGCCGTTATGGTGGTCGTTAGCTTTAGGAGCGTGTTTAGGTGGCAACGGATCACTCATTGGTGCCTCTGCAAACGTGATTGTAGCAGGCATGGCTTTAAAAGATGGTAAGGAAATTACCTATCTTGGATTTCTTAAGTTAGGCGCTCCCCTGACATTACTATCACTTGTCATGGCAACAATCTATGTATATCTAATGTTTTTGACTTAG
- a CDS encoding HD-GYP domain-containing protein, translating to MSQKIYDHSIKPIDFCDDGDVLGEDIFSDHGKLILAQGTELNKDLIRKLKSMGIFAIQIRFSTENKNSDTVYYNTAHKQIITDAYRAIETILSVLWNRKTISVKEHEQHLVNLVQTTMSSGDILDIIQQIQVYDDYTCKHSLAVGTYATLLATWLGYGESDVKTIGLAGLLHDIGKTKVDLEIINKKDSLNFSQWDKVHRHPVYSHDIIKFNGFHDQHLLKAIAQHHERNDGSGYPKGLRAKDIHPYAQIIAVADSYHAMTTDKSYGKKKSHVDALKDLWNDAFCKLDPEIVLVFINGMMGKYMGRICQLTNGEAGKVVFIHRDEPTSPIVRVGRGEQAKYLDLRYEKRIKIKEIL from the coding sequence ATGAGTCAAAAAATCTATGATCACTCAATCAAACCTATAGATTTCTGTGATGATGGAGATGTGTTAGGAGAAGATATATTCTCTGACCATGGTAAATTAATATTGGCCCAAGGCACGGAGCTCAATAAAGATCTTATTCGTAAATTAAAGAGTATGGGAATATTTGCAATACAGATTCGTTTTTCAACAGAAAATAAAAATAGTGACACGGTGTATTATAATACCGCTCATAAACAAATTATTACCGATGCGTATCGTGCCATAGAAACTATACTATCCGTGCTTTGGAACAGAAAGACGATTTCTGTCAAAGAGCATGAGCAGCATTTAGTGAATCTCGTGCAAACGACTATGTCTTCAGGAGACATATTAGACATCATTCAACAAATTCAAGTGTACGATGATTATACATGTAAGCATTCACTGGCAGTAGGCACTTATGCTACACTGCTCGCTACTTGGTTAGGATATGGTGAAAGTGACGTAAAGACAATTGGACTTGCAGGGTTACTTCATGACATAGGAAAGACAAAAGTGGATTTGGAGATTATCAATAAGAAGGACTCATTAAATTTTAGTCAATGGGACAAGGTACATCGTCATCCTGTGTATAGCCATGATATTATTAAGTTTAACGGTTTTCATGATCAGCATTTATTAAAAGCGATTGCTCAGCATCACGAACGAAATGATGGAAGTGGTTATCCTAAGGGACTAAGGGCAAAGGATATCCACCCGTACGCACAAATTATTGCTGTAGCAGACTCTTATCATGCAATGACAACAGACAAAAGTTACGGAAAAAAGAAATCTCATGTGGATGCTTTAAAGGATTTATGGAATGACGCATTTTGCAAACTCGATCCAGAAATTGTGCTGGTGTTCATTAACGGTATGATGGGGAAATATATGGGTAGAATATGTCAGCTAACGAATGGCGAGGCAGGGAAAGTCGTATTTATTCATCGCGATGAACCGACGAGTCCGATTGTAAGGGTTGGTCGTGGGGAACAAGCGAAGTATTTAGACTTGCGCTACGAAAAGCGAATAAAAATAAAAGAAATATTATAG